From the genome of Methanobrevibacter smithii ATCC 35061, one region includes:
- a CDS encoding DNA-directed RNA polymerase subunit M RpoM, translating to MEFCPKCGSVLFPDENNALNCSCGYFTYLDNDREYNIKEKISEKSANIAVDGNEYESIDLLYPKDVHLKSYDWRHKDWG from the coding sequence ATGGAATTTTGTCCAAAATGCGGTTCGGTGTTATTTCCAGACGAAAATAATGCATTAAACTGTTCCTGCGGTTATTTTACTTATTTGGATAATGACCGTGAATATAATATTAAAGAAAAAATATCTGAAAAGTCAGCCAATATAGCAGTTGATGGAAATGAATATGAAAGTATTGATTTATTATATCCGAAAGATGTTCATTTAAAATCTTATGACTGGAGACACAAAGACTGGGGTTAA
- a CDS encoding RpnC/YadD family protein → MKKNKIYHGYHHEDLTLKFLKENTTKYIAKITGAEFCDEINVELINLKPKVLRIDYGIKKKDKIILYEFLSTKSNIANILRRIFLYVARIGYDYQLKVKINLVVTPEIDKNQVVLEYSPGQFFRPEAISFKDYDGDKLLSNITYKVKNNIKLTCNEFLALGILPLMKTKHEAGVQVVKTLELARKITDIDDELKDSVLGILIVLADKFIENQDLKNKVIDVIKMEITILHDYVTSHEKEWLEQGKIEGKLEGKEEEKLKIAKNMHKENYPVKEIAKITKLDCKTIEKLK, encoded by the coding sequence ATGAAAAAAAATAAGATATATCACGGATACCATCATGAGGATTTAACACTGAAATTTCTAAAAGAAAACACCACAAAGTATATTGCAAAAATTACAGGTGCAGAGTTTTGTGATGAAATAAATGTTGAGCTAATAAACCTGAAACCAAAAGTTCTCAGAATAGATTACGGCATAAAGAAAAAGGATAAAATAATTCTTTATGAATTTTTATCTACTAAATCCAATATTGCAAACATTTTAAGAAGAATCTTTCTATATGTAGCCAGAATCGGATATGATTATCAGTTAAAGGTAAAAATAAATCTTGTAGTGACTCCTGAAATCGATAAAAATCAGGTAGTTCTTGAATACTCCCCTGGGCAGTTTTTTAGACCTGAAGCAATATCATTTAAAGACTATGACGGAGACAAATTATTAAGTAATATAACTTATAAAGTTAAAAATAACATAAAACTAACCTGCAATGAGTTTCTTGCATTAGGGATATTGCCGTTAATGAAAACCAAACACGAAGCCGGAGTGCAAGTAGTAAAAACTCTGGAACTTGCTAGAAAAATAACTGATATTGATGATGAATTAAAAGATTCTGTACTTGGCATACTGATAGTACTTGCAGATAAATTCATTGAAAATCAGGATTTGAAAAATAAAGTAATAGATGTGATAAAAATGGAAATAACAATACTTCACGACTATGTAACATCACATGAAAAAGAATGGTTAGAACAAGGAAAAATAGAAGGGAAACTAGAGGGAAAAGAAGAAGAAAAACTAAAAATAGCAAAAAACATGCACAAAGAAAACTATCCAGTTAAAGAAATTGCCAAAATAACAAAACTTGACTGCAAAACAATAGAAAAACTAAAATAG